A window of Castanea sativa cultivar Marrone di Chiusa Pesio chromosome 1, ASM4071231v1 contains these coding sequences:
- the LOC142624483 gene encoding LOW QUALITY PROTEIN: uncharacterized protein LOC142624483 (The sequence of the model RefSeq protein was modified relative to this genomic sequence to represent the inferred CDS: inserted 2 bases in 1 codon; deleted 1 base in 1 codon), giving the protein MFSFHKLLVPRNPTTDSKTIYRDELDKKASRKKCAEKSGKDHFAYSKVPLIPKEDDGKDFVRGAGCGSSTTVEKKEVMRVKVRMTKEEAARMLSKCKDGGVLDFKDVALELVQIPTNQISIVSPTTVPVLAKNARFEQIWRSRKGNQEAMHNKELDEMCRFYDVVHVDVEERSEEVKQQEDISLEDHMILSSYLPLLREMIPSAASEIESDLHASMLKQAADDYVYDFYAVRNDMDIVHEDATYPFPIVQVDKEDYYDGPDESEYETDDSNAENNXYPDEISEEEEEEKSEASENESEELESESGSDKSLESEDLDNHGLSNDADLYDDDIADDDISDGDYFDVDDDGEDWR; this is encoded by the exons ATGTTTTCATTTCATAAACTACTAGTACCTAGAAACCCCACTACTGATTCAAAAACCATATACAGAGATGAGCTAGACAAAAAGGCATCAAGAAAGAAGTGTGCAGAGAAGAGTGGTAAAGATCATTTTGCATATTCAAAAGTACCATTGATTCCCAAAGAAGATGATGGTAAGGATTTTGTGAGAGGAGCTGGCTGTGGTAGCAGTACTACTGTTGAGAAAAAGGAGGTGATGAGAGTTAAAGTCAGGATGACGAAGGAAGAAGCGGCTCGAATGTTGTCCAAGTGCAAAGATGGAGGGGTCCTTGATTTCAAGGATGTAGCACTTGAGCTTGTGCAAATACCAACAAATCAAATTAGTATTGTGTCCCCTACTACTGTTCCA GTCTTAGCGAAAAATGCTCGTTTTGAACAAATATGGAGGAGTAGAAAAGGAAACCAAGAGGCAATGCATAATAAAGAACTAGATGAAATGTGTCGGTTTTATGATGTTGTTCATGTTGATGTAGAGGAAAGATCTGAGGAGGTGAAACAGCAGGA AGATATATCATTGGAGGATCATATGATATTGTCTAGTTATCTGCCTCTACTAAGAGAGATGATTCCATCTGCTGCTTCAGAGATTGAATCTGACTTACATGCTTCCATGTTAAAACAAG CTGCAGATGACTATGTGTATGACTTTTACGCTGTAAGGAATGACATGGACATAGTTCATGAAGACGCTACTTACCCGTTTCCTAT TGTACAGGTTGATAAAGAGGATTATTATGATGGGCCCGATGAATCAGAATATGAGACAGATGATTCAAATG CTGAAAATAA TTATCCTGATGAGATATccgaagaggaagaggaa gaGAAGAGTGAAGCCTCTGAAAATGagtcagaagaacttgaaagtGAGAGTGGAAGTGACAAATCATTGGAATCTGAGGACTTGGACAACCATGGCTTGTCAAATGATGCAGACCTATATGATGATGACATTGCTGATGATGATATTTCTGATGGTGATTattttgatgttgatgatgatggtgaagATTGGAGATGA
- the LOC142613913 gene encoding uncharacterized protein LOC142613913 encodes MLRSILRAATATSSKPKPKPHSWTLQSSPIPTPPPPQYSFSSARNYSVKNAKSTTATKGKKGKFNKSGEAAAPAEVDAAVSEGQARARRLAMDEKDPTLDVGPNGLPLFTSTPSLSLLSRKDTCSYFKFSMESLKSALPEGLPTGMVKEFEDSLRPALLVRQSFLDLRDNFRRIVDPPLTLSHGKGPKLRKQVVLDGPVSCGKSIALAMLVHWARDEGWLVFYVPRGRDWTHGGFFYKNPNTGLWDTPLQAENVLKDFLKWNESHLKQLPCQISDPIPLGEGAGVGQLKDVDNMAMPEGSTLYDLVNTGIKHTHVAVGVVVRLRKELSLVKNIPVLIAIDQYNSWFTFSEYEEAVKVHSRRPVHARELTMVNAFRSMMHDDMMVGAFSHSTAVGKLRKDLPNVPEDARVNCPRYTLDEAASVCHYYLRQRLVQHEVFSEENWKKVYYLANGNGSEMRGLVPFMRQSA; translated from the exons atgttgCGGTCAATTCTAAGAGCCGCAACTGCTACAAgctcaaaaccaaaaccaaaaccccaTTCATGGACTCTCCAATCCTCACCAATCCCAACCCCACCTCCTCCTCAGTACTCCTTTTCCTCAGCTCGAAATTACTCAGTCAAGAATGCCAAGTCCACCACTGCCACCAAGGGCAAGAAGGGCAAGTTCAATAAATCCGGGGAAGCCGCCGCACCAGCCGAGGTCGACGCGGCGGTCTCAGAAGGACAAGCTCGGGCGCGGCGCCTCGCCATGGACGAAAAAGACCCCACCCTCGATGTGGGCCCCAATGGCCTTCCCCTCTTCACTTCCACGCCTTCCCTCTCCCTTCTCTCCCGCAAAGACACTTGCTCCTACTTCAAATTCAG TATGGAGTCTTTGAAATCGGCATTGCCGGAGGGGTTACCAACTGGGATGGTGAAGGAATTCGAGGACTCGCTTCGACCAGCTCTTCTTGTTCGCCAGAGCTTTTTGGATCTTCGTGATAATTTTCGCCGAATTGTTGATCCCCCATTGACACTCTCTCATGGTAAAG gtCCCAAACTTAGGAAGCAGGTAGTGTTGGATGGTCCTGTGAGCTGTGGAAAGAGTATTGCACTTGCAATGCTTGTTCATTGGGCTCGTGACGAAGGTTGGCTGGTTTTTTATGTTCCTAGGGGCCGAGATTGGACTCATGGAGGATTTTTCTATAAGAACCCAAATACGGGTCTTTGGGACACACCTCTTCAGGCTGAAAATGTTCTCAAG GATTTTCTGAAAtggaatgaatcccacttaAAACAACTACCATGCCAAATCAGTGACCCGATTCCATTGGGAGAGGGTGCTGGTGTTGGGCAGTTGAAAGATGTTGATAACATGGCAATGCCTGAAGGTTCAACGCTTTATGACTTGGTTAACACAGGAATCAAGCACACACATGTGGCTGTTGGAGTGGTAGTTCGTTTGAGGAAAGAGTTATCACTTGTGAAAAATATCCCCGTGCTTATAGCAATTGATCAG TATAACAGCTGGTTTACATTCAGTGAGTATGAGGAAGCAGTAAAGGTTCATTCTCGACGACCAGTACATGCTAGAGAGCTCACAATG GTGAACGCTTTTAGGTCTATGATGCATGATGACATGATGGTGGGTGCATTCTCTCATTCAACTGCTGTAGGAAAGTTACGCAAAGACTTGCCAAATGTTCCTGAAGATGCTCGTGTTAATTGTCCTCGTTACACCTTAGATGAAGCAGCATCTGTTTGCCATTATTACCTTAG GCAAAGATTAGTACAACATGAAGTATTCTCGGAGGAAAACTGGAAGAAAGTATATTACTTGGCCAACGGAAATGGATCAGAGATGAGGGGGTTGGTTCCTTTCATGCGACAATCGGCATAA